TTATCCTTCGCCGACAGGGCGGGGCTTATGTCTTTTTCTTTCAGCTCCAATTTGTTTTCGCGGGTTAGAAAGGGCAAGGCCGGCACCACGCCATGCAACGCACCCGCTTCATTGGTTGCAATATCCAATTCTTTGTTTTTGTAAACGCCGGTCGCGATAACCACCGCGGCATGGTTTTTTTCGATATCTTTAAAATCGCTGGCGACATCGACGCCAAAATAAAAATGAAAACCGCTTTTTTCTAACAATTCTTGGCGGCGCAATACCACCGATTTTTCCAATTTAAAATTCGGGATGCCGTAGATTAACAACCCACCGGCGCGGTCGTATCGGTCGAAGACATGAATTTGATACCCTTGGCGGCGCAGAAAAATCCCGGCCGACAGGCCGGTCGGTCCGGCACCAATGATGGCAATTTTTTCTGGCCGTTCGCTGGCGGGGGTTATGGGTTTCACCCAATCCATTTCAAAGGCATGTTCGGTGATGTATTTTTCCACCGCGCCGATGGTGACATAACCATGACCGGCCTGTTCGATAACGCATCCGCCCTCGCATAATCTATCCTGCGGGCAGACGCGACCGCAAACCTCCGGAAAATAATTGGTGGCGGTGGAAAGGTGATAGGCTTCCTCCAACCGGCCCTGCGCCGTTAGGTAAAGCCAATCGGGGATGTTGTTGCTTAATGGGCAGTGGATTTGGCAAAATGGCACGCCGCATTGCGCGCAACGCCCCGATTGATTTTCGGCGCGGTCGGTGAGGTAGGTTTTGACAATTTCTTGAAAATCGGTGGCGCGTTCGGCCGCCGGCCGTTTTTCCGGCACGGCCTGGGGGCGGGTCGTAAATTTAAGAAGCTTATCTTGGCTCATTTGTTTTTATGTGGGTGCTGATAAATTAGCGCATTGTTGGTGTTGTGATGTTATTTTTACCCCTTCCACGACAAAAAACAAGCAAAAAAGCAATCAATGTCAATTTAGTTGACAATAATGCTGTTTATTATTTTGCTTGGCATATATAAAACACATCTGCAAGTAATAAATGTCAACTTAATTGACAAAAATAACAGATAAGAAATCGCCCTTGAAGCTTCATTAAAAAACCGCGCATTTTACTCTCGGTTGCTTCCCTTTGTCATGGCCGCGCGGCACTTTAAATTAATAACCGGCCGGTTCAAGCAGGCGCGGACCCGTCAATGGCATGAGTCAATAGCATGACTCAATCGCATGGCCAATGACAAGCCGCGCTTGCTATCTATTCTTCATTATTACCGCCTGTCCCATTTCGTGGGGCGATAAGGTGGCGATGTTAATTGCCGACTTTGATTTTGTTATAATCGTCGTTCAACATCTTGTTTAATTGTTCGCTCATGCTGGAGCTAAGGAC
Above is a genomic segment from Hydrotalea sp. containing:
- a CDS encoding NAD(P)-dependent oxidoreductase; amino-acid sequence: MSQDKLLKFTTRPQAVPEKRPAAERATDFQEIVKTYLTDRAENQSGRCAQCGVPFCQIHCPLSNNIPDWLYLTAQGRLEEAYHLSTATNYFPEVCGRVCPQDRLCEGGCVIEQAGHGYVTIGAVEKYITEHAFEMDWVKPITPASERPEKIAIIGAGPTGLSAGIFLRRQGYQIHVFDRYDRAGGLLIYGIPNFKLEKSVVLRRQELLEKSGFHFYFGVDVASDFKDIEKNHAAVVIATGVYKNKELDIATNEAGALHGVVPALPFLTRENKLELKEKDISPALSAKDKVVAVIGGGDTAMDCVRTAVRQGAKKVYCLYRRDRANMPGSVREVKNAEEEGVEFLWLTAPLAFHKDETSQQLASIDYCTMALSDRGADGRQTVAPVAGSEKNMKVDLAILALGFDAENCQTMFDAPGLALSSRGTLLADAAGRVLDKDGAAIEKIYAGGDIVRGASLVVWAIKDGMTVGQTIHQDIQKSSSKNKKQRAA